In Passer domesticus isolate bPasDom1 chromosome 9, bPasDom1.hap1, whole genome shotgun sequence, a genomic segment contains:
- the LOC135307635 gene encoding transcriptional-regulating factor 1-like isoform X2 has protein sequence MASKTTALSESQWDWSKAVAARQVSLDHLPFLRPTPSSSRHINVGSDFQAELPELQTGPPSEDEEPATLVWKPLEEDDPDLEKPDRGSDRWTPEEKEAFQKAFHTYGKDFHLIQKQIPSKTVAQCVEYYYCWKKEQKLASSTLAHGV, from the exons atggcgagcaagacaactgctctttcagagtcacagtgggattggtccaaggcCGTGGCTGCACgccaggtgtctcttgaccacttgcctttcttacgtcctactccttcttcctctagacacatcaatgttggcagtgactttcaggccgagctccctgagctgcagaccgggccgccaagtgaggatgaagagcctgcaaccctggtctggaagcccttggaggaagacgaccctgacctggaaaaaccagacagag gctctgatagatggacacctgaggagaaggaggccttccaaaaggctttccacacctacggcaaggatttccatctcatccagaagcag ATCCCGAGTAAGActgtggcacagtgtgtggagtactactactgctggaaaaaagagcagaaacttgccagcagcactcttgctcac ggagtttga
- the LOC135307635 gene encoding REST corepressor 2-like isoform X1, with protein MASKTTALSESQWDWSKAVAARQVSLDHLPFLRPTPSSSRHINVGSDFQAELPELQTGPPSEDEEPATLVWKPLEEDDPDLEKPDRGSDRWTPEEKEAFQKAFHTYGKDFHLIQKQIPSKTVAQCVEYYYCWKKEQKLASSTLAHVSGKKIQTCQQGQETGRRGQTLLSSHTTCRFARFPWSHALGEAQQVLPRLLLCCCPEIRNCGAQL; from the exons atggcgagcaagacaactgctctttcagagtcacagtgggattggtccaaggcCGTGGCTGCACgccaggtgtctcttgaccacttgcctttcttacgtcctactccttcttcctctagacacatcaatgttggcagtgactttcaggccgagctccctgagctgcagaccgggccgccaagtgaggatgaagagcctgcaaccctggtctggaagcccttggaggaagacgaccctgacctggaaaaaccagacagag gctctgatagatggacacctgaggagaaggaggccttccaaaaggctttccacacctacggcaaggatttccatctcatccagaagcag ATCCCGAGTAAGActgtggcacagtgtgtggagtactactactgctggaaaaaagagcagaaacttgccagcagcactcttgctcacgtgagtgggaagaaaatccagacatgccagcagggtcaagaaactggcagaaggggACAAACCCTGCTGTCAAGCCACACCACATGCCGCTTTGCCAGGttcccttggtcccacgcactgggagaggcgcagcaggtgctgcccagacttttgttgtgctgctgccctgaaatacgGAATTGTGGAGCACAACTTTGA